A single genomic interval of Halobacillus halophilus DSM 2266 harbors:
- a CDS encoding LysM peptidoglycan-binding domain-containing protein — protein MQIHVVDQGESLWRISQKYGSDMNQIVLLNQLTNPDNLVIGQSLVIPDPVREYVVQPGDSVYAIAQRIGVSIEELAEMNNITNPAQIYAGEMLIFPYFSHEVKPGENLWSIASRYGTTVNQLAQVNSIANPALIYPGQTLRIPARPRPLIEVNAYTTKLNVSGSQEVRALGRNFTYLSLFMYAIQADGSITERDEGPVLDAAASTGALPLLVLTNFSGGSFDSDLAATILRSPQLQDTLITNLLEVMGQKGYRGVNVDFEYVYQTDRDNYNDFLRRLTDRLRPQGFLVSTALAPKISADQQGLLYEAHDYETQANIVDFIVLMTYEWGWAGGRPWAIAPINKVREVLDYAVTVIPRDKILMGMPLYGRDWKIPWVEGTLARTVSPVEAVQLAANYGVAIQYNEEYQSPFFRYTDNSGQEHEVWFEDARSVQAKYDTIKIYGLRGASYWVLGSPFPQNWPVLQSNFRVKKL, from the coding sequence ATGCAAATTCATGTTGTTGATCAAGGAGAGTCGTTATGGAGAATTTCACAAAAATATGGATCTGATATGAATCAGATTGTTCTTCTCAATCAGCTGACCAACCCTGATAATCTCGTCATTGGTCAGAGCCTTGTGATTCCTGACCCGGTTCGTGAATATGTGGTGCAGCCAGGGGATAGTGTATATGCCATTGCTCAGCGCATCGGCGTATCAATCGAAGAGCTAGCCGAAATGAATAATATTACGAACCCTGCCCAGATTTATGCGGGCGAGATGCTGATCTTTCCATACTTTTCCCATGAGGTGAAACCAGGTGAAAATTTATGGAGCATTGCTTCTCGATACGGCACTACAGTTAATCAACTTGCGCAAGTGAATTCGATCGCAAATCCCGCTCTCATTTATCCTGGTCAGACCTTAAGAATCCCTGCGCGGCCTCGCCCTTTAATCGAAGTAAATGCTTACACAACAAAGCTCAATGTTTCCGGCAGCCAGGAAGTCCGGGCGCTGGGCCGAAACTTTACCTACCTGTCACTTTTTATGTACGCCATTCAGGCAGATGGAAGTATAACGGAACGAGATGAAGGGCCTGTGCTGGATGCTGCTGCTTCGACCGGAGCACTCCCGCTCCTCGTCCTCACTAACTTTTCGGGTGGATCCTTTGATTCCGATCTGGCCGCAACCATTCTTAGAAGCCCCCAACTTCAGGATACACTAATCACCAATTTACTGGAGGTGATGGGCCAAAAAGGGTACAGAGGGGTGAACGTTGATTTTGAATACGTGTATCAAACAGATCGGGATAATTACAATGATTTCTTGCGCCGTTTAACTGACAGGTTGCGGCCCCAAGGTTTTCTCGTCTCCACTGCCCTTGCCCCTAAAATCAGCGCTGATCAACAGGGACTTCTCTACGAAGCTCATGATTATGAAACCCAGGCTAACATAGTTGATTTCATTGTTCTTATGACCTATGAGTGGGGATGGGCCGGTGGGCGACCGTGGGCGATTGCACCGATTAACAAAGTGAGAGAAGTGCTTGATTACGCCGTAACCGTTATTCCTAGAGATAAAATACTCATGGGGATGCCGCTCTATGGACGCGACTGGAAGATTCCCTGGGTGGAAGGAACGCTCGCCCGAACCGTAAGCCCGGTTGAAGCCGTGCAGCTGGCTGCAAACTATGGAGTAGCTATTCAGTATAATGAAGAATACCAATCTCCCTTCTTCCGCTATACCGATAACAGTGGCCAGGAACACGAAGTATGGTTTGAGGATGCGCGAAGTGTTCAAGCGAAATATGATACCATCAAAATTTACGGACTGAGGGGGGCGAGTTACTGGGTTCTTGGGAGTCCTTTTCCACAAAATTGGCCTGTGCTGCAAAGTAATTTTCGTGTGAAAAAGTTGTGA
- a CDS encoding TcaA NTF2-like domain-containing protein, whose translation MNYCTHCGSHVEKGEHFCTSCGKNQHEEGASTKEKQSETQKVHRKPLTRKTKIIATVSVAAIILLIGTHIAISSALDPLKNVQAMDRALTDRNAKAFFNHVEVDKEALLDKDQYLEFIHQSDWESLRMQLTDEFHSEDSQPFDSTVKDYNGNDLFVVKRNTIVPGLYHSYEIEAIPNNVVASATMDKTTVNMGDHTAKVKEAGEVVELGKAYPGEYGIEGSSSNDFGEFSYQETVSVYPNDAKETEVLAQFPEETYRIETNHSDATLFINGKSTKKKLSEYQALGPFPEEEVVLHAEWKDEEGKTLQTESINLDSDMWGSLVFEFEEEEETEKEIPVYETETEYEEVESVDANMWTSVDAEEHVLGFRDSYESALNDRDYDQVAPYLEEGSKAEEDIAEYIGDLKDKGYNYEFTNNEIIEVEEKSDAVFIITTNEEFIFTNHKDEQIHYDRIKNYTVHVNGDGLKISDIDIDETERNDL comes from the coding sequence GTGAACTATTGTACTCATTGTGGAAGTCACGTTGAGAAAGGTGAACATTTTTGTACATCCTGTGGAAAAAATCAACATGAAGAAGGAGCTAGTACAAAAGAAAAACAGTCTGAAACTCAAAAGGTCCACAGGAAACCTCTGACACGAAAAACAAAAATTATTGCAACTGTTTCAGTGGCGGCGATCATTCTTTTAATTGGTACTCATATTGCCATATCATCTGCGCTTGATCCACTCAAAAATGTTCAGGCTATGGATCGTGCTTTGACAGATCGAAATGCCAAAGCGTTTTTTAACCACGTAGAAGTGGATAAGGAAGCCTTATTAGATAAAGATCAATACTTAGAATTTATTCATCAAAGTGATTGGGAGTCGCTGAGAATGCAATTAACAGATGAATTTCATTCGGAAGACTCTCAACCTTTTGATTCGACTGTAAAAGATTACAATGGAAATGATTTATTTGTAGTAAAAAGGAATACGATTGTACCTGGTTTATATCATAGCTACGAGATTGAGGCTATACCTAATAATGTAGTCGCTTCAGCAACTATGGACAAGACTACAGTTAACATGGGAGATCATACCGCAAAAGTGAAAGAAGCGGGAGAGGTTGTGGAACTAGGTAAAGCATATCCCGGGGAATACGGTATTGAGGGGTCCTCTTCTAATGATTTCGGTGAATTTAGTTATCAGGAAACTGTGTCTGTATATCCTAATGATGCAAAAGAAACGGAAGTTCTTGCTCAATTCCCTGAAGAAACGTATAGAATTGAAACCAACCATTCTGATGCTACTTTGTTTATTAATGGAAAAAGCACTAAGAAGAAACTATCTGAATATCAGGCTCTAGGGCCTTTTCCAGAAGAAGAGGTAGTGCTACATGCAGAGTGGAAAGATGAAGAAGGTAAGACTCTTCAAACAGAATCCATAAATCTGGATTCTGACATGTGGGGTTCATTAGTATTCGAGTTTGAAGAAGAGGAAGAGACGGAGAAAGAAATTCCAGTTTACGAAACCGAGACAGAATATGAAGAAGTGGAGTCTGTGGATGCTAATATGTGGACTTCAGTAGATGCTGAAGAACATGTATTGGGATTTAGAGATTCATATGAAAGTGCTTTAAATGACCGTGATTATGACCAAGTGGCCCCTTATCTCGAAGAAGGCAGTAAAGCTGAAGAAGATATTGCAGAATATATAGGGGACTTGAAAGATAAGGGTTACAACTATGAATTCACGAATAATGAAATAATAGAAGTAGAAGAAAAGAGTGATGCTGTTTTTATCATAACAACAAACGAAGAATTTATTTTCACAAACCATAAGGATGAACAGATTCATTATGATCGAATTAAAAATTATACTGTACATGTGAATGGGGATGGCTTGAAAATATCTGATATTGATATTGATGAAACCGAACGAAATGATTTATAA
- a CDS encoding zinc ribbon domain-containing protein, whose product MKCTNCGNEQSSGKFCGVCGSSLSTEGNSNSEVAATHVSGVNENASLSMDKVKQFSGEYGQTSLDFLKRPVSALQATEASVVQGVISLFLYMVTFTLSIYFLVNTLFKQASGFFMESESLPFFAVSSRIFVVSLIGIAISFAVLFIVSKLLNLPLSLRSGIAQYGGVLIPFVGVNLLAIVFGLSGAIVFTVTTLSISSFFALLIVPTLFIYHHGITKMPEKNIFYWSTGTSLSILIISYLIVRGMAVNTLRDIESFLNFF is encoded by the coding sequence ATGAAATGTACAAATTGCGGTAATGAACAAAGTTCAGGTAAGTTTTGTGGAGTGTGCGGAAGTAGTTTAAGTACCGAAGGAAATTCTAATTCCGAGGTTGCAGCTACTCATGTTAGTGGTGTAAATGAAAATGCGTCATTGTCTATGGATAAGGTTAAGCAGTTTTCTGGAGAATATGGCCAGACTTCGCTCGATTTTTTGAAGCGTCCTGTATCTGCTTTACAAGCTACTGAAGCTTCTGTTGTCCAAGGCGTGATAAGTTTGTTTCTCTATATGGTGACATTTACATTGAGTATTTACTTTTTAGTGAACACCCTCTTCAAACAAGCCAGTGGATTTTTTATGGAAAGTGAGTCTCTACCATTTTTTGCGGTGAGTTCCCGGATATTTGTAGTTTCCTTGATAGGTATTGCGATTAGTTTTGCTGTTCTATTCATTGTATCTAAATTATTGAATCTTCCTTTAAGTTTAAGAAGTGGAATAGCTCAATATGGCGGGGTTTTAATACCTTTTGTGGGCGTGAATCTGCTAGCAATTGTATTTGGCTTAAGTGGGGCTATAGTATTTACTGTAACTACATTAAGCATTTCATCCTTCTTTGCACTATTAATTGTTCCTACCCTATTTATTTATCACCATGGGATTACCAAAATGCCAGAAAAAAATATCTTTTACTGGAGTACCGGCACTAGTCTGTCTATACTAATCATCTCTTATTTAATAGTACGTGGAATGGCTGTCAACACTTTGAGAGATATAGAATCCTTCCTCAACTTCTTTTAA
- a CDS encoding RDD family protein codes for MFRIHVVKVNGKRLTLLDTFIREIIGKLVLTYLTLGINSVISAAMVAFLTDRRSIHDHLSGKCVDH; via the coding sequence ATCTTTAGGATTCATGTGGTTAAAGTTAACGGCAAGCGTCTTACATTGCTTGACACGTTTATACGCGAAATCATAGGAAAGCTGGTCTTAACCTACTTAACTCTTGGGATCAACAGCGTGATTAGTGCAGCTATGGTTGCTTTTTTAACGGACAGACGATCCATTCATGACCATTTATCTGGAAAATGTGTAGACCATTGA
- a CDS encoding prenyltransferase, whose product MQKQALYNLKGVWLLMRSIAVVSSSVATIVSTVLPLYLYFTFSTNQLMILFLLLIFGAFLIHGILTHILNDYVDDLSGTDTYSPAILSGGSRVIQSGFISSANLWKIGKGLLLLLGLTIILLFISGYPKLGILLAVGVWGAVSYSLPPLQFSYRPFLGEWLSTFPSVLFLGLAGAWLTLDSLPEWVMQNAVINALFCIAWVMVHHIPDREADKKATPMKQTSVVWAADRFGIAYARLPALMYFTFTVLCAFWLGADRGVAALGVVAMAGASIYLIFKMSMHDYEQVSAYEKIILILAMVNAVWLGIFI is encoded by the coding sequence ATGCAGAAGCAAGCCTTGTACAACCTTAAAGGAGTCTGGCTCTTAATGCGCTCTATTGCCGTTGTCTCCTCCAGTGTCGCTACCATTGTTTCTACTGTTCTTCCTTTGTATTTATATTTCACCTTCTCTACAAATCAGTTGATGATTTTATTCCTTCTATTAATCTTTGGCGCATTCCTCATCCACGGCATTCTTACGCATATCCTGAACGATTATGTAGACGATCTCTCCGGCACCGATACATACAGCCCTGCTATATTATCGGGCGGAAGCCGCGTTATTCAATCTGGCTTTATATCATCAGCCAACCTCTGGAAAATTGGAAAAGGGCTGCTTCTGCTTTTAGGTCTAACTATCATTTTGCTGTTTATTTCCGGGTATCCAAAACTCGGGATTTTACTCGCAGTAGGAGTATGGGGAGCTGTGTCCTATTCGCTGCCACCTCTTCAATTCAGCTACCGCCCATTTTTAGGTGAATGGCTATCGACCTTCCCGTCCGTTCTCTTCCTCGGTCTCGCCGGTGCGTGGCTCACACTTGATTCTCTGCCTGAATGGGTCATGCAGAATGCTGTCATTAATGCTCTTTTTTGCATTGCCTGGGTAATGGTTCACCATATTCCTGACCGGGAGGCCGATAAAAAAGCAACACCTATGAAGCAGACGAGTGTCGTATGGGCCGCTGATCGCTTCGGCATCGCTTACGCTCGTCTCCCAGCATTAATGTATTTCACTTTTACAGTTCTATGTGCTTTTTGGCTAGGTGCAGATCGAGGGGTGGCCGCTCTCGGCGTAGTAGCGATGGCTGGCGCTTCTATCTATTTAATTTTTAAAATGAGTATGCATGATTATGAACAGGTTTCGGCCTACGAAAAGATCATTCTTATTTTAGCCATGGTCAATGCCGTATGGCTCGGAATATTTATTTAA
- the tnpA gene encoding IS200/IS605 family transposase, giving the protein MVRSACPDLLYYHLVLVVKYRRHVIDDTISNYAKDKFLSLSESYNISLVEWNHDIDHIHILFKAHPNTELSKFINAYKSASSRLIKKEFPSVREELWKEMFWSRSFCLVTTGGSSIEVVKKYIENQEKK; this is encoded by the coding sequence ATGGTTCGAAGTGCTTGCCCGGATTTGTTGTATTATCATCTTGTATTGGTCGTGAAATATAGAAGACACGTCATCGATGACACCATTTCAAACTATGCTAAAGATAAATTCTTGTCGTTGAGTGAAAGCTACAATATTTCACTGGTCGAATGGAATCACGACATTGATCATATTCATATTTTATTCAAAGCTCATCCCAACACCGAATTATCAAAATTTATTAACGCTTATAAAAGTGCAAGCTCCAGACTTATCAAAAAAGAGTTTCCTTCCGTTCGGGAGGAATTATGGAAGGAAATGTTTTGGTCAAGAAGCTTTTGCTTAGTAACCACGGGTGGTTCGTCCATTGAAGTAGTAAAAAAATATATTGAAAACCAAGAGAAGAAATGA
- a CDS encoding RNA-guided endonuclease TnpB family protein — MAKQNKAYTFRLYPTDEQALLLHKTFGCVRFVYNKMLAERIETYETHKKDKEELKKVKHPTPAKYKKEFDWLKEVDSLALANAQLSLDKAYKSFFEGKNKFPKFKSKRHKQSYTTNAVNGNIQLLDGHIKLPKLKKVKMKQHRDIPSEYTIKSCTLSVTGSGKYFCSILTEYEKEIKPKKAEQVVGLDFAMKGLFVDSEGKKANYPNFYRQILVKLAKEQRRLSRKKKGSSNWNKQRIRVAKIQEKAANQRKNFLHHKSKELVTNYDAVIIEDLDMKGMSQALKFGKSVADNGWGMFKSFLKYKLNEQGKHLIKIDKWYPSTQTCSHCGNTQPMPMNIRTYTCSCGLNLDRDYNSALNIKKEGIRLLALL; from the coding sequence ATGGCCAAACAAAACAAAGCCTATACGTTTCGTTTGTATCCAACGGATGAGCAAGCATTGCTTCTCCACAAAACCTTCGGTTGTGTTCGTTTCGTGTATAACAAAATGTTAGCCGAACGCATAGAAACATACGAAACTCACAAAAAAGATAAAGAGGAACTAAAAAAGGTCAAACATCCAACGCCTGCTAAATATAAGAAGGAATTTGATTGGTTGAAAGAAGTAGATAGTCTCGCTTTGGCAAACGCTCAACTGAGCTTGGATAAGGCATATAAATCCTTTTTCGAAGGAAAAAACAAATTTCCAAAATTCAAAAGTAAGCGACATAAACAAAGCTACACAACCAACGCCGTGAACGGAAACATTCAACTATTAGATGGCCATATCAAATTACCAAAGCTCAAAAAGGTAAAAATGAAGCAACATCGAGATATTCCTTCGGAATATACCATAAAGTCTTGTACGTTATCTGTGACGGGTTCAGGAAAATACTTTTGTTCCATTCTTACAGAATACGAGAAAGAGATAAAACCTAAAAAAGCCGAACAAGTCGTTGGGTTGGATTTTGCGATGAAAGGGTTGTTTGTCGATAGTGAGGGTAAGAAAGCCAATTACCCAAATTTCTATCGTCAAATACTTGTGAAATTAGCAAAAGAACAACGGAGATTGTCTCGCAAAAAGAAAGGCTCTTCCAATTGGAATAAGCAACGCATACGAGTGGCTAAAATCCAGGAGAAAGCGGCCAATCAACGTAAGAACTTCCTTCATCACAAATCAAAAGAGTTGGTGACAAACTATGATGCCGTTATCATCGAAGACCTGGATATGAAAGGGATGTCACAAGCCTTGAAGTTTGGTAAAAGTGTTGCTGATAATGGGTGGGGAATGTTCAAATCTTTCTTAAAATACAAACTGAACGAACAAGGGAAGCATTTGATCAAGATTGATAAATGGTACCCATCTACACAAACTTGTTCGCATTGTGGAAATACACAGCCAATGCCTATGAATATTCGGACATACACTTGTTCGTGCGGGCTGAATCTCGATAGAGATTACAATTCGGCTCTCAACATTAAAAAAGAAGGGATTCGGCTATTAGCACTACTCTAA
- a CDS encoding NIF family HAD-type phosphatase: MTQSLIFDMDGTLFQTDKILALSLEDTFNQLRLQNKWNDATPIDHYREIMGVPLPKVWSTLLPNHSEEVREEANAYFLERLVKNIKDGQGALYPHVEEVFQYLKENQYEIYIASNGLTDYLNAIVNYYQLDQWVTETFSIQEIKTLDKADLVQHIMKKYEISQGIVVGDRLSDFRAAKENGLKAIGCRFDFARKEELSEADLVIEDLMELQSIGNK, translated from the coding sequence ATGACACAGTCCCTAATTTTTGATATGGATGGAACTCTGTTTCAAACCGACAAAATTTTAGCGTTATCTTTGGAAGATACGTTTAATCAGTTAAGGTTACAAAATAAATGGAATGACGCCACTCCGATAGATCACTATCGAGAGATTATGGGGGTACCACTTCCGAAAGTGTGGTCTACCCTCTTACCTAATCATTCAGAAGAAGTAAGGGAAGAGGCTAATGCTTATTTTCTGGAGCGTTTGGTGAAAAACATTAAAGATGGACAAGGGGCTCTATATCCTCATGTAGAGGAAGTTTTCCAATACTTAAAAGAAAATCAATACGAGATTTACATAGCAAGTAATGGACTAACCGATTATTTAAACGCCATCGTGAACTATTACCAATTAGATCAATGGGTGACGGAAACATTCAGTATTCAAGAGATCAAGACGCTCGATAAAGCAGATTTAGTCCAGCATATTATGAAAAAATATGAGATTAGCCAGGGAATTGTCGTTGGAGACCGGCTCTCCGATTTCCGTGCCGCTAAAGAAAATGGGCTGAAGGCTATTGGGTGCCGTTTTGATTTTGCCCGTAAAGAAGAACTTTCTGAAGCTGATTTGGTCATAGAAGACTTAATGGAATTACAAAGCATCGGGAACAAATGA
- a CDS encoding putative hydro-lyase produces MKPGDERFRFRNEEWTGTTSGLCEKYVQTNLVTLPKEYAFDFLLFCIRNPKPCPLVEVLEAGQTVPAMADADVRTDLPRYRIYRNGEFSEEVLNLTDVWQDDFVTFLIGCSFTFETALVEGGIPMLHQEQEKVVPMYKTNIPLEKAGLFEGKMVVSMRAIPNNLMDEALEISERFGQAHGSPVHAGHPEDIGIPNLQNPDYGDPVDFDPASSTPVFWACGVTPQNAALQAKPPIMITHAPGHMLITDQLDPNYDR; encoded by the coding sequence ATGAAGCCGGGAGATGAGAGATTTCGTTTTCGTAACGAAGAATGGACAGGGACAACGTCTGGATTATGTGAAAAATACGTTCAAACTAATTTAGTAACCCTGCCGAAAGAATATGCTTTTGATTTTCTACTCTTTTGTATTCGAAATCCAAAGCCCTGCCCATTAGTTGAGGTACTTGAAGCCGGTCAGACCGTTCCGGCAATGGCCGATGCGGACGTACGAACGGATCTGCCTCGTTATCGTATTTACCGCAATGGTGAATTTTCAGAAGAAGTGCTGAACTTAACGGATGTGTGGCAGGACGATTTCGTAACCTTCCTGATTGGATGCAGCTTCACTTTCGAAACAGCCCTGGTTGAGGGCGGCATTCCAATGCTTCATCAGGAACAAGAGAAAGTTGTTCCTATGTATAAGACGAATATCCCGTTAGAGAAAGCTGGTTTGTTTGAAGGAAAAATGGTGGTCAGCATGAGAGCGATTCCCAATAATCTAATGGATGAAGCTTTGGAAATCTCCGAGCGATTTGGACAGGCTCATGGAAGTCCGGTTCACGCCGGACATCCGGAGGACATTGGCATTCCTAATCTTCAGAATCCTGATTATGGAGATCCTGTTGATTTTGATCCTGCTTCTTCTACACCTGTGTTCTGGGCTTGCGGGGTCACTCCTCAAAATGCAGCACTTCAAGCGAAGCCTCCGATTATGATAACCCATGCACCAGGTCACATGCTCATTACAGATCAACTTGATCCAAATTACGACAGATAA
- a CDS encoding glycoside hydrolase family 13 protein, with amino-acid sequence MTNQTHEWWKKSVVYQIYPKSFNDTNGDGIGDIPGIIEKLDYLKELGIDVIWLSPVYDSPQEDNGYDIRNYRQVDDLFGSMEDLEQLLDEVHQRGMKLVMDLVVNHTSDEHPWFVESSKSTDNPYRDYYIWKDGKENGDPPTNWNSVFGGPAWQYDEQTGQYYLHIFAKKQPDLNWENPQLRKEVYDMMKFWLDKGMDGFRMDVINFISKDPSYPEGLDGDGSPYFMNGPRIHEFLQEMNNEVLSHYDVMTVGEMPGASPEDARQYTDPENEELNMIFTFEHMDLDSEGDKWNLKPLNLIELKENFEKWQTKLHGTGWNSLYWNNHDQPRIVSRFGNDESYREKSAKMLAICLHMMQGTPYIYQGEELGMTNARFENLEDYQDIELLNMYEEKKAEGWSHEELMEAIYVKGRDNARTPMQWNSQEHAGFTSGTPWLQVNPAYPEINAEAALQDKNSIFYFYQRLIQLRKEKDIITDGNFELLMREDPVVFAYKRTNGNETLVVLCNFSDQQAGVAEELIQTIQAGSVVVSNDQEQKNRGVLEPYEGVVYSV; translated from the coding sequence ATGACAAACCAAACGCACGAATGGTGGAAGAAAAGCGTCGTCTATCAAATTTATCCGAAAAGCTTTAATGATACGAACGGGGACGGAATTGGAGATATCCCCGGAATCATAGAGAAACTCGATTATTTGAAGGAGCTTGGTATTGATGTAATTTGGCTGTCTCCGGTCTATGATTCTCCACAGGAAGATAACGGCTATGATATACGCAATTACCGGCAGGTAGATGATCTGTTTGGATCGATGGAAGATTTGGAGCAACTACTCGATGAAGTACATCAGCGGGGAATGAAGCTTGTAATGGATCTGGTAGTCAACCACACCTCCGATGAGCATCCCTGGTTTGTGGAATCTTCTAAAAGCACAGACAATCCGTACCGTGATTACTACATATGGAAGGATGGCAAAGAAAACGGGGATCCCCCTACGAATTGGAATTCCGTCTTTGGCGGCCCGGCCTGGCAGTATGATGAACAGACTGGGCAGTACTACCTTCATATTTTTGCTAAAAAGCAGCCCGACTTAAATTGGGAGAATCCCCAACTCCGTAAAGAGGTTTATGACATGATGAAGTTCTGGTTGGATAAAGGCATGGACGGATTCCGTATGGACGTTATCAATTTCATCTCGAAAGATCCTTCTTATCCGGAAGGACTGGATGGCGATGGAAGCCCTTATTTCATGAATGGCCCAAGAATTCATGAATTTTTACAGGAAATGAACAATGAAGTTCTGTCTCACTACGACGTCATGACTGTTGGGGAGATGCCTGGAGCTTCACCGGAGGATGCCAGGCAGTACACTGACCCTGAGAATGAAGAATTGAATATGATCTTTACCTTCGAACATATGGACTTGGATTCCGAAGGAGATAAGTGGAATTTAAAACCACTTAATCTAATAGAACTCAAGGAAAACTTTGAAAAATGGCAGACAAAGCTGCACGGGACGGGCTGGAACAGTTTGTACTGGAATAATCACGATCAGCCGCGGATCGTCTCCCGATTTGGAAATGACGAGTCCTACCGGGAGAAATCGGCTAAAATGCTTGCCATCTGCCTTCACATGATGCAGGGAACACCGTATATTTACCAGGGAGAAGAACTTGGTATGACCAACGCCCGTTTTGAAAACCTGGAGGATTACCAGGATATTGAACTGCTTAATATGTATGAAGAAAAGAAAGCGGAAGGCTGGTCACATGAGGAGCTAATGGAAGCCATTTATGTTAAAGGTCGAGATAATGCGCGGACGCCGATGCAATGGAACAGTCAGGAGCACGCCGGTTTTACCAGTGGAACACCGTGGCTTCAGGTTAATCCTGCGTATCCAGAAATCAATGCTGAAGCCGCGCTTCAAGATAAAAACTCGATCTTTTATTTCTACCAACGGCTGATCCAGCTGAGAAAAGAGAAAGATATCATTACGGATGGAAATTTTGAACTGTTGATGAGAGAAGATCCGGTGGTATTTGCTTATAAACGAACGAATGGGAATGAAACTCTTGTCGTACTATGCAACTTCTCTGACCAGCAGGCAGGAGTAGCCGAGGAGTTAATCCAGACCATTCAGGCAGGCTCAGTAGTTGTATCGAATGATCAGGAACAAAAGAACCGAGGAGTTCTGGAACCATATGAAGGTGTGGTTTATTCCGTTTAA
- a CDS encoding peptidase: MELNKDNIHEWLQGYREEGTKLLQRLVQADSTQGNEAEAQAVVIETLKELGMTIDRWDPDEEEVRKHPYFASSRENFKGSPNVVGVQQGTGEGRSIIFNGHIDVVPAGDRTQWEHDPYSGKVIDGRMYGRGVTDMKGGNVSMLLALKVLKNLGIRLKGDVIFQSVIEEESGGTGTLAAVMKGYKAEAALIPEPTNMKIFPKQQGSMWFRIYVKGRSAHGGTRYQGVSAIEKSMMVIDHIRQLEKQRNDQINDPLYQNIPIPIPINVGKIEGGDWPSSVADLVKIEGRMGISPEETIENAKAEMENWLKQLKDKDPWFEEHPTTLEWFGARWLPGAMDQEHPFMNTLVAGYRNVLGADPVIEASPWGTDGGLLTEAGKTPSLVFGPGVTEMAHYPNEYIEMDKVFEAAEIMALTLMEWCGTEE; the protein is encoded by the coding sequence GTGGAACTCAACAAGGATAATATTCACGAATGGCTTCAGGGCTATAGAGAAGAAGGCACGAAACTTCTTCAGCGTCTGGTTCAAGCGGACAGCACCCAGGGGAATGAAGCCGAAGCACAAGCTGTCGTGATCGAAACGTTAAAGGAACTGGGAATGACCATCGATCGTTGGGATCCGGATGAAGAAGAGGTTAGGAAGCATCCTTATTTTGCTTCTTCAAGAGAGAACTTTAAAGGAAGCCCGAACGTTGTAGGGGTCCAACAAGGAACAGGCGAGGGCCGGTCTATTATCTTTAATGGCCATATTGATGTGGTTCCTGCCGGGGACCGCACCCAGTGGGAGCATGATCCTTATAGCGGTAAGGTGATCGACGGACGGATGTATGGCCGCGGGGTTACGGATATGAAAGGCGGCAATGTCTCCATGCTCCTTGCTTTGAAGGTATTAAAGAATCTTGGCATCAGACTTAAGGGAGACGTTATTTTTCAAAGCGTTATCGAAGAGGAGAGTGGAGGAACAGGAACCCTTGCAGCCGTAATGAAAGGATATAAAGCCGAGGCGGCTCTTATCCCTGAGCCAACCAACATGAAGATTTTTCCCAAGCAGCAAGGCTCCATGTGGTTTCGTATTTATGTAAAAGGCCGATCGGCTCATGGAGGGACGCGCTATCAAGGGGTTAGCGCAATTGAAAAAAGTATGATGGTTATCGATCATATTCGTCAGTTAGAAAAACAGCGAAATGATCAGATCAACGATCCACTGTACCAAAACATCCCGATCCCCATTCCGATCAATGTAGGGAAAATTGAAGGAGGAGACTGGCCATCTTCCGTGGCCGATCTCGTGAAAATAGAAGGACGTATGGGGATTTCTCCAGAAGAAACGATCGAAAATGCTAAAGCAGAAATGGAAAACTGGCTGAAGCAACTGAAAGATAAAGATCCCTGGTTTGAAGAACATCCGACCACGTTGGAGTGGTTTGGCGCACGCTGGCTTCCAGGAGCGATGGATCAAGAGCACCCGTTCATGAACACCCTCGTAGCTGGGTATCGGAACGTACTGGGCGCTGATCCTGTTATTGAGGCCTCCCCATGGGGAACGGACGGCGGATTGTTAACGGAAGCGGGAAAAACGCCTTCTTTAGTCTTTGGTCCTGGAGTAACGGAAATGGCTCATTACCCAAATGAGTATATTGAGATGGACAAAGTATTTGAAGCAGCAGAAATTATGGCATTAACCTTGATGGAATGGTGCGGAACAGAAGAATGA